The Acinetobacter pittii genome contains a region encoding:
- the murJ gene encoding murein biosynthesis integral membrane protein MurJ: MSAMALWRSTFIVSAMTMLSRVLGLVRDVVLLNVFGAGKDFDTFVVAFRIPNFFRRLFAEGAFSQAFIPVLTEYKTGRAHAEVQILISRVFGCLLTVMTLLTFVAMVLAPAIIYMYAPGFHSDPEKFDLAVSMFRLTIPYLMFMSLTAFASSILNSYGSFASPAFSPVLLNVAMIAGAWWLTPYMAEPIKALGWSVVAAGVLQLAIQIPELWRKNLLIPPKVDFKHEGVERILKLMLPALFGVSVTQINLLLNTIWASFMQDGSVSWLYSAERMTELPLGLIGVAIGTVILPSLSARHAEQDQAKFRGMIDWAAKVIVLVGLPASIALFMLSTPIIQALFQRGEFDLRDTQMTALALQCMSAGVISFMLIKVFAPGFYAQQDTKTPVRVGLMSVAANAILNVVFIGFFKLIDWHAEHMALALASSGSALVNAGLLYFYLHKRNIFRFGPHWKKLGLQYGLANLAMIAALWFGLNWYNGELSQWLRVAEVVGLCVVGIIAYLIGLILTGFRPRDLKH; this comes from the coding sequence GTGAGTGCGATGGCATTGTGGCGATCGACTTTTATTGTCAGTGCAATGACGATGTTGTCACGAGTGTTAGGATTAGTACGTGATGTCGTATTGCTCAACGTGTTTGGTGCAGGTAAAGATTTTGATACCTTCGTCGTTGCTTTTCGTATTCCTAACTTCTTTCGACGGTTGTTTGCTGAAGGGGCTTTTTCTCAAGCGTTTATTCCCGTATTAACTGAATATAAAACAGGTCGAGCACATGCTGAAGTACAGATTTTAATTAGTCGCGTATTTGGCTGTTTACTCACAGTCATGACGTTGCTCACTTTTGTGGCTATGGTTTTAGCACCTGCGATCATCTATATGTATGCACCGGGCTTCCACAGTGATCCGGAAAAGTTCGATTTAGCTGTCAGTATGTTCCGTTTGACCATTCCGTATTTAATGTTTATGTCGCTCACGGCTTTTGCCAGCAGCATCTTAAATAGTTATGGTTCGTTTGCCTCACCAGCTTTTTCGCCAGTTTTACTAAATGTAGCGATGATTGCAGGAGCGTGGTGGCTTACGCCGTATATGGCTGAGCCAATCAAAGCATTAGGCTGGTCAGTTGTTGCGGCTGGGGTATTACAGTTAGCGATACAAATCCCTGAATTGTGGCGTAAAAACCTACTGATTCCACCTAAAGTTGATTTTAAACATGAAGGCGTAGAACGTATTTTAAAATTAATGCTTCCAGCATTATTTGGTGTATCGGTGACTCAGATTAACCTATTGCTAAATACGATTTGGGCATCTTTCATGCAAGATGGTTCAGTGTCTTGGCTCTACAGCGCTGAGCGTATGACTGAGCTACCTTTAGGTTTAATTGGGGTTGCGATTGGTACAGTAATTTTGCCTTCACTTTCTGCCCGTCATGCAGAGCAGGATCAAGCAAAGTTCCGCGGTATGATCGACTGGGCTGCAAAAGTCATTGTATTGGTAGGGTTGCCGGCAAGTATTGCTTTATTTATGCTTTCAACACCGATTATTCAAGCATTATTCCAGCGTGGTGAGTTTGATCTACGTGATACACAAATGACAGCTCTAGCATTGCAATGTATGAGTGCTGGTGTAATTTCTTTCATGCTTATTAAAGTATTTGCACCCGGTTTCTATGCACAACAAGACACAAAAACACCAGTGCGTGTAGGTTTAATGTCAGTTGCTGCTAATGCGATTTTAAACGTTGTATTTATCGGCTTCTTTAAGCTTATTGATTGGCATGCAGAACATATGGCACTTGCACTAGCATCTTCAGGTTCAGCGTTAGTAAATGCCGGTTTACTCTACTTCTATTTGCATAAGCGTAATATTTTCCGATTTGGTCCGCATTGGAAGAAATTAGGACTTCAATATGGTTTAGCAAACCTCGCTATGATTGCAGCGCTTTGGTTTGGGCTCAATTGGTATAACGGAGAGCTTTCACAGTGGTTACGTGTTGCCGAAGTCGTAGGGCTATGCGTAGTTGGGATAATTGCTTACCTGATCGGTTTAATCCTTACGGGTTTTCGACCTAGAGATTTAAAACACTAA
- the rph gene encoding ribonuclease PH: MRIDQRALDQLREVKITRNYTRYAEGSVLVEFGHTKVLCTASIDNSVPRFLKGQGQGWVTAEYGMLPRSTHSRCDREAARGKQTGRTQEIQRLIGRSLRAMVDLKKLGENTITIDCDVIQADGGTRTASITGAAVALVDAMNVLLSQKKIKHDPLKGLVAAISVGMYQDEVLLDLCYEEDSNCQTDLNVVMTQAGEFIEIQGTAEDKPFTRAQSNAMLEMAEKGIAELIKKQQEALGW; the protein is encoded by the coding sequence ATGCGTATTGACCAACGTGCATTAGACCAATTACGTGAAGTGAAAATTACACGAAACTACACCCGTTATGCTGAAGGTTCTGTGCTGGTCGAATTTGGTCACACCAAAGTCCTTTGTACTGCAAGCATTGATAACTCAGTGCCACGCTTTTTAAAAGGCCAAGGCCAAGGCTGGGTAACGGCAGAATATGGCATGTTACCGCGTTCAACACATTCACGTTGTGACCGTGAAGCGGCTCGTGGTAAACAAACTGGTCGTACTCAAGAAATCCAACGTTTGATTGGCCGTAGCTTACGTGCGATGGTTGATTTGAAAAAGCTTGGTGAAAACACGATTACCATCGACTGTGACGTGATTCAGGCTGATGGTGGTACACGTACTGCTTCAATCACTGGTGCTGCTGTAGCATTGGTTGATGCGATGAATGTTTTATTGTCTCAAAAGAAAATTAAGCATGATCCGCTTAAAGGGTTGGTTGCTGCAATTTCTGTTGGTATGTATCAGGACGAAGTGTTGCTTGATCTTTGCTATGAAGAAGACTCGAACTGTCAAACTGACTTAAATGTCGTGATGACACAAGCAGGTGAGTTTATTGAAATTCAAGGTACAGCTGAAGATAAACCGTTTACCCGTGCTCAGAGCAATGCCATGTTAGAAATGGCTGAAAAAGGAATTGCCGAGCTCATTAAAAAGCAACAAGAAGCTTTAGGCTGGTAA
- a CDS encoding phosphocholine-specific phospholipase C — MNRREFLLNSTKTMFGTAALASFPLSIQKALAIDAKVESGTIQDVKHIVILTQENRSFDNYFGTLKGVRGFGDRFTIPMTEGRKVWEQYDANKKKVLPYHLDSRLGNAQRVSGTPHSWSDGQAAWDNGRMSDWVASKKTQSMGYYKKQEVEYQFALANAFTICDAYHCAMHAGTNPNRKFIWTGTNGPTGAGVASVVNEFDGIGPSTEGYEWTTYPERLQQAGVTWKVYQNMPDNFTDNPLAGFKQYRRANEQSGQPVSNDTPICPAYDEKIDATQPLYKGIANTMPDGGFLGTFKADIAQGKLPQVSWLVAPATYSEHPGPSSPVQGAWYIQEVLNALTENPELWSQTVLLVNFDENDGFFDHVPSPSAPSKDINGVVYGKTTLSDQQVSYEYFNHPAVATSKSQPETDGRVYGPGIRVPMYVISPWSRGGWVNSQVFDHTSILQFLEKRFGVQEPNISPYRRAVCGDLTSAFNFKTPNVLPVAELDGKKTKAEADAIRVAQALLPQVPVPSQQQFPQQEMGIRPSRALPYILHTSAKVDAAQKTVKLMFSNTGKQAAVFHVYNRLDLTVAPRRYMVEAGKQLDDVWNTTNGQYDLWVLGPNGFHRAFKGNLSQVNQTQALPEIRVCVEECDANLYLKVRHDGNKSVKLNVKANAYLPNKTWNIETNSSEKELVWDMSEFGGWYDFTVTLADDATFSRRFAGRIETQEDSISDPYMGYLES; from the coding sequence ATGAATCGTCGCGAATTTCTTTTAAATTCTACAAAAACCATGTTTGGGACAGCTGCTCTAGCGAGTTTCCCGCTGAGTATTCAAAAAGCGTTAGCAATTGACGCCAAAGTTGAAAGTGGAACAATTCAAGATGTTAAACACATTGTGATTTTGACTCAGGAAAACCGTTCATTTGATAATTACTTTGGAACACTAAAAGGTGTACGTGGTTTTGGTGACCGCTTTACTATTCCTATGACGGAAGGCCGAAAGGTTTGGGAGCAATACGATGCGAATAAAAAGAAAGTATTGCCTTACCATCTCGACAGCCGTTTAGGAAATGCTCAGCGTGTTTCAGGTACACCTCACTCTTGGTCTGATGGCCAAGCCGCTTGGGACAATGGGCGAATGAGTGATTGGGTGGCGTCTAAAAAAACACAATCGATGGGTTATTATAAAAAACAAGAAGTTGAATATCAGTTTGCTTTAGCGAATGCTTTTACCATTTGTGATGCTTACCACTGTGCCATGCATGCAGGGACCAACCCAAACCGTAAGTTTATCTGGACGGGAACGAATGGCCCTACGGGTGCAGGTGTCGCCAGTGTGGTCAACGAATTTGATGGAATTGGACCATCAACAGAAGGTTATGAATGGACGACGTATCCTGAGCGCTTACAGCAGGCTGGCGTGACATGGAAAGTTTATCAAAACATGCCGGATAACTTTACTGATAACCCTTTAGCTGGTTTCAAACAGTATCGCCGTGCAAACGAGCAATCTGGTCAGCCTGTCAGCAACGATACACCAATATGCCCAGCATACGATGAAAAGATTGATGCGACTCAACCACTTTACAAAGGTATTGCCAATACCATGCCGGACGGTGGTTTTTTAGGAACTTTTAAAGCTGATATCGCACAAGGTAAATTACCGCAGGTGAGTTGGTTGGTCGCTCCTGCAACTTACAGTGAACATCCAGGGCCATCTAGTCCTGTGCAAGGTGCTTGGTATATTCAGGAAGTATTAAATGCATTAACTGAAAACCCTGAGTTGTGGAGCCAAACCGTTTTATTGGTGAACTTCGATGAAAATGACGGTTTCTTTGACCATGTTCCTTCACCAAGTGCACCTTCTAAAGATATAAACGGTGTTGTATATGGAAAAACTACATTAAGTGATCAGCAAGTATCTTATGAGTACTTTAACCATCCAGCTGTAGCGACTTCAAAATCTCAACCCGAAACGGATGGGCGGGTGTATGGCCCAGGTATACGCGTTCCAATGTATGTAATTTCGCCGTGGAGCCGTGGAGGATGGGTAAATTCTCAAGTCTTTGACCATACCTCTATTTTACAGTTTTTGGAAAAACGCTTTGGTGTGCAAGAACCTAACATTAGTCCATACCGCCGCGCCGTATGTGGTGATTTAACGTCAGCATTTAATTTTAAAACACCGAACGTTCTGCCTGTTGCTGAACTAGATGGGAAGAAAACAAAAGCGGAAGCCGATGCGATTCGTGTTGCTCAAGCTTTATTGCCACAAGTTCCTGTTCCGAGCCAGCAGCAATTTCCTCAGCAAGAAATGGGAATTAGACCATCACGTGCTTTGCCATATATTTTGCACACCAGTGCCAAAGTCGATGCAGCACAAAAGACTGTAAAGCTGATGTTCTCTAATACGGGTAAACAGGCAGCCGTTTTCCATGTCTATAACCGATTAGATCTTACGGTAGCTCCTCGTCGCTATATGGTTGAGGCGGGTAAACAGCTTGATGACGTGTGGAATACTACAAATGGGCAGTACGATTTGTGGGTACTTGGACCAAATGGTTTCCACCGTGCATTTAAAGGTAATTTGAGTCAAGTTAACCAGACTCAAGCTTTACCGGAAATTAGAGTATGTGTGGAAGAATGTGATGCGAATTTGTATTTAAAAGTGCGTCATGATGGTAATAAGTCAGTCAAGCTCAACGTCAAAGCAAATGCTTATCTTCCAAATAAGACTTGGAATATAGAAACGAATAGTTCTGAAAAAGAACTGGTTTGGGATATGTCTGAATTTGGGGGTTGGTATGACTTCACTGTGACTTTAGCTGATGACGCTACGTTTAGTCGTCGTTTTGCAGGACGTATTGAAACTCAAGAAGATTCAATTTCTGATCCTTATATGGGTTATTTAGAGTCTTAA
- the nadC gene encoding carboxylating nicotinate-nucleotide diphosphorylase, with protein MSIPQSLLEQSIQINIQQALQEDIGDGDITAMLTPEDEQATATIISREDMVLAGQPWVNALISAYDNTVQVTWLKQEGERVAANEAFLKLAGSARSLLTVERPALNFIQTLSAVATKTAEYVQHLEGLNTKLLDTRKTLPGLRIAQKYAVAIGGGQNHRLGLFDAFLIKENHIMAAGGIAQAITKAHQIAPGKPVEVEVETWDELNQALEAGADIVMLDNFSQQQMIDAVKHVAGRCKLEASGNITIENLREVATTGVDYISMGVLTKDVRAVDLSMRFNA; from the coding sequence ATGAGCATACCTCAGTCTTTGCTTGAACAATCAATTCAAATCAATATTCAACAAGCATTACAAGAAGATATTGGGGACGGTGACATTACCGCGATGCTCACACCTGAAGATGAGCAAGCCACTGCAACCATTATTAGCCGCGAAGATATGGTTTTAGCTGGACAGCCGTGGGTAAATGCACTCATCTCAGCTTATGACAATACTGTTCAGGTGACTTGGCTAAAACAAGAAGGTGAACGTGTTGCTGCAAACGAAGCCTTTTTAAAGCTTGCTGGTTCTGCACGTAGCTTACTGACTGTAGAGCGCCCTGCTTTAAACTTTATTCAAACTTTGTCTGCTGTTGCAACAAAAACTGCTGAATATGTTCAACATCTTGAAGGTTTAAATACAAAACTTCTCGATACACGTAAAACTCTACCAGGCTTACGTATTGCACAAAAATATGCGGTTGCTATTGGCGGCGGACAAAACCATCGTCTTGGCTTATTTGATGCGTTCTTAATTAAAGAAAACCATATTATGGCAGCGGGTGGTATTGCTCAAGCAATCACCAAAGCACATCAAATTGCACCGGGCAAACCTGTTGAAGTCGAAGTTGAAACTTGGGATGAACTAAACCAAGCACTTGAAGCTGGGGCGGACATTGTCATGCTCGATAACTTCAGTCAACAGCAAATGATTGATGCCGTAAAACATGTGGCGGGCCGCTGTAAACTCGAAGCATCTGGCAATATCACTATTGAAAATTTGCGCGAAGTTGCCACTACTGGTGTTGACTACATTTCTATGGGTGTACTGACTAAAGACGTTAGAGCTGTTGATTTATCTATGCGTTTTAATGCTTAG
- the ampD gene encoding 1,6-anhydro-N-acetylmuramyl-L-alanine amidase AmpD has protein sequence MKQITAYEVIDGQLKGARQIPSPNFNQRPTGTEIQMIVVHNISLPPSQFGGGYIEQFFQNKLDWSVHPYFQTIEGMQVSTHLLILRTGEVLQFVNFNDRAWHAGRSSYLAKVECNDYSIGIELEGSDDLPFEDVQYQVLTDVVTAIRQAYPEIKNHIAGHSDVAPGRKTDPGPHFKWQHFRQLLAQKKS, from the coding sequence ATGAAGCAAATCACAGCGTATGAAGTTATAGATGGACAATTAAAAGGGGCGAGGCAAATCCCTTCTCCAAATTTTAACCAGCGTCCGACTGGTACCGAAATTCAAATGATTGTGGTTCATAATATTAGTTTGCCACCGTCTCAATTTGGAGGTGGCTATATTGAGCAGTTTTTCCAGAATAAATTAGATTGGTCAGTTCATCCCTATTTTCAGACTATTGAAGGTATGCAAGTCTCTACACACCTGTTAATTTTACGAACAGGTGAAGTCCTACAGTTTGTTAACTTTAATGATCGTGCATGGCATGCAGGGCGTTCAAGCTACTTAGCCAAAGTTGAATGCAATGATTATTCAATTGGTATCGAGCTTGAAGGAAGTGATGATTTACCTTTTGAAGATGTACAATATCAAGTATTAACTGACGTTGTTACTGCCATTCGCCAAGCTTATCCAGAAATTAAAAACCATATTGCTGGGCATTCGGATGTTGCTCCTGGCCGAAAAACCGATCCGGGCCCTCATTTTAAATGGCAGCACTTTAGGCAATTACTTGCTCAGAAAAAAAGTTGA
- a CDS encoding fatty acid desaturase family protein codes for MALEFSTVSKSAHLTPEQTEEFGRRVEQIRQDVMQSLGEQDAKYIYKVRNFVRYTEIASRGMLMFGGWIPPVWLLGTGLLGISKIVENMELGHNVMHGQFDWLNEPSLNGNTYDWDTIASGDDWRETHNYVHHTYTNIVGKDHDVGYGILRVSDQQKWEPRHLFNIPLGLQLMFFFEWYVGVQNLHLEDALVYKTKSWKQVWKDSAKVRKKATRQVLKDYVFFPVISGPMFLPVFAGNVVANIIRNLWSSAVIFNGHFTEDAETFEPDNTDTETKAEWYLRQIRGSSNFSGTEWMHFMSGNLSHQIEHHLFPDMPANRYKEVAPKIKALCAEYGINYNEANFMRQFWSVWVRLAKCSLPNHTTGKVMQTLEKLKAKFKFA; via the coding sequence ATGGCATTAGAATTTTCTACCGTTTCTAAATCTGCTCATTTAACTCCAGAACAGACAGAAGAGTTTGGTCGCCGTGTTGAGCAGATTCGCCAAGACGTGATGCAGAGCCTTGGTGAACAAGACGCAAAATATATCTACAAAGTGCGTAATTTTGTTCGCTACACTGAAATCGCATCACGTGGCATGTTGATGTTTGGTGGTTGGATTCCGCCAGTCTGGCTACTAGGCACAGGCTTATTAGGTATTTCTAAAATTGTAGAAAATATGGAACTTGGTCATAACGTCATGCACGGTCAGTTTGACTGGTTAAATGAACCAAGCCTAAACGGTAATACTTACGATTGGGATACCATTGCATCGGGTGATGATTGGCGTGAAACACATAACTATGTGCACCACACCTATACCAATATTGTTGGTAAAGACCATGATGTAGGTTATGGTATTTTGCGAGTAAGTGATCAACAGAAGTGGGAACCTCGTCACCTGTTTAATATTCCACTTGGTCTACAGTTAATGTTTTTCTTTGAATGGTATGTGGGTGTACAAAACTTACATCTTGAAGATGCATTAGTTTATAAAACCAAGAGCTGGAAACAGGTTTGGAAAGATTCGGCTAAAGTCCGTAAAAAAGCCACTCGCCAAGTTTTAAAAGACTATGTGTTTTTCCCTGTGATCTCTGGCCCTATGTTTTTACCGGTTTTTGCAGGAAATGTAGTTGCGAATATTATTCGTAACTTGTGGTCATCTGCCGTGATTTTTAACGGCCACTTTACAGAAGATGCAGAAACGTTTGAGCCTGATAATACCGACACTGAAACCAAGGCAGAGTGGTATTTACGTCAAATTCGTGGTTCAAGTAATTTTAGTGGTACAGAATGGATGCACTTTATGAGTGGTAACTTAAGTCATCAAATTGAACACCATTTATTTCCAGATATGCCAGCTAATCGCTATAAAGAAGTAGCACCGAAAATTAAGGCACTTTGTGCAGAATATGGCATTAACTACAATGAAGCGAACTTTATGCGCCAGTTCTGGAGTGTATGGGTACGTTTGGCGAAATGTTCACTGCCAAACCATACCACTGGAAAAGTAATGCAGACATTGGAAAAGTTAAAAGCAAAATTCAAATTTGCGTAA
- the hmp gene encoding ferredoxin reductase — protein sequence MNATLSYQPHWVREDFVDFVLQKINMTWAWKRVLAEVTAVQPLHTDMVLIKLKPNHNFNFDQVRAGQSILLTLLIDGVYQQRSYSIIEVTTQGEIALGIKVQGLVSRAAQLLHVGECVEISQPQGDFTLHQGQHPAILIASGSGITAIYSLLQQALKQQLEQIHVIYFNRAEIFHAELKALAEQHPQLQYHFFNTTEQKQHLTESLLQKLVPDFEQTATYVCGHHGMMQQANEIYAQKGAQSQLHQEYFQPLQVTGTHAAQPVIFRRAQHEFLAETNLLSSAEQAGLRPQHGCRMGVCNKCSCTKVSGVTQNLLTGEIEDQPNRPIKLCVSQALSPVTIDL from the coding sequence ATGAACGCAACACTTAGCTATCAGCCACATTGGGTTCGAGAAGATTTCGTTGATTTTGTCTTGCAGAAAATTAACATGACTTGGGCGTGGAAAAGGGTACTTGCAGAAGTTACTGCAGTTCAGCCACTTCATACCGATATGGTGCTTATCAAGCTTAAACCGAATCATAATTTTAATTTCGATCAGGTCCGCGCAGGTCAAAGTATTCTGCTGACTTTGCTCATCGATGGCGTTTACCAACAGCGTAGTTATTCAATTATTGAAGTGACTACTCAGGGTGAAATCGCTTTAGGTATTAAAGTACAAGGTTTGGTGTCTCGTGCAGCTCAACTATTACATGTGGGCGAGTGTGTGGAGATTTCACAGCCACAAGGTGATTTCACTTTGCACCAAGGTCAGCATCCTGCGATTTTGATTGCGTCAGGAAGCGGTATAACTGCAATTTATTCACTCTTGCAGCAAGCTTTAAAACAGCAACTTGAACAAATTCATGTCATTTATTTTAATCGTGCGGAAATTTTTCATGCCGAATTAAAAGCTTTGGCAGAACAGCACCCACAGCTTCAATATCATTTTTTTAATACCACCGAGCAAAAGCAGCATTTAACTGAAAGTTTACTGCAAAAGCTGGTTCCAGATTTTGAGCAGACAGCAACTTATGTTTGTGGTCATCATGGCATGATGCAGCAAGCCAATGAAATTTATGCACAAAAAGGTGCTCAGTCGCAGCTTCATCAAGAGTATTTTCAGCCACTTCAAGTGACTGGTACACATGCAGCACAGCCTGTTATTTTCCGCCGTGCTCAACACGAGTTTTTAGCTGAAACAAATTTACTGAGCAGTGCAGAGCAGGCTGGTTTACGCCCACAACATGGTTGCCGTATGGGTGTCTGCAATAAATGCAGCTGTACCAAAGTAAGTGGAGTTACTCAAAACCTGTTAACCGGTGAAATTGAAGACCAACCTAACCGTCCAATTAAACTATGCGTGAGCCAGGCATTAAGCCCAGTCACGATTGATCTATAA